From a single Fulvivirga ulvae genomic region:
- a CDS encoding GNAT family N-acetyltransferase, protein MSEIKITIAGEAHVHFAEEICTMMEQAAQQRGTGIAKRSPLYVSAKMMEGKAVIAISGGVPVGFCYIETWGHGKYVANSGLIVHPDFRNTGLARDIKAEAFKLSRKKFPEAKIFGITTSLAVMKINSDLGYKPVTFSELTTDEEFWKGCQSCRNYDILTRTNRSHCLCTGMMYDPNKPAKPANKKLNKEERWERFKRFVKFQGFKEGADRLRQKIKNKSGNLKFNKLSWLSKISLF, encoded by the coding sequence ATGTCGGAAATTAAAATTACCATAGCTGGCGAAGCGCATGTGCACTTTGCCGAAGAAATTTGCACCATGATGGAGCAAGCCGCCCAGCAGCGCGGCACTGGTATAGCCAAACGCTCTCCCTTGTACGTCAGTGCTAAAATGATGGAAGGGAAGGCTGTAATAGCCATATCTGGTGGTGTCCCGGTAGGCTTCTGCTACATCGAAACCTGGGGGCATGGCAAATACGTGGCTAACTCCGGGCTTATTGTACACCCTGACTTTCGTAATACCGGCCTGGCCCGTGATATAAAGGCTGAGGCTTTTAAGCTTTCACGTAAGAAATTTCCTGAAGCGAAGATCTTTGGTATCACCACTAGCCTGGCGGTAATGAAGATCAACTCTGACCTGGGCTATAAGCCGGTAACTTTTTCTGAGTTGACTACGGATGAAGAATTTTGGAAAGGCTGCCAAAGCTGTCGGAATTATGACATCCTAACCCGAACAAACAGGTCTCACTGCCTTTGTACCGGTATGATGTATGACCCGAACAAACCTGCAAAGCCTGCAAATAAAAAACTGAACAAGGAAGAGCGGTGGGAAAGATTCAAACGCTTCGTCAAGTTTCAGGGCTTTAAAGAAGGGGCAGATCGCCTTCGTCAAAAAATCAAAAACAAATCTGGTAACCTTAAATTCAATAAATTATCATGGCTGTCAAAAATATCGTTGTTTTAG
- a CDS encoding tetratricopeptide repeat protein, with translation MKTLFVAILAIFTCSAGMCQNQQKVSELVDIGYQEYESGDYRSAIDFFNRALQRDPDNPEAYYLMGVCQSQIGDNWAAISAYNNALEIKPEYPEAYYEKGYSYFMLNQYEEAIASFDEALKLRPDYALALINRGSIKCIQGKVDEAAEDWEKAREMGSDVPVECE, from the coding sequence ATGAAAACTCTTTTTGTCGCCATACTGGCAATTTTTACCTGCTCCGCAGGTATGTGTCAAAACCAGCAAAAAGTATCCGAACTGGTAGATATTGGTTATCAGGAATATGAGTCGGGAGACTACAGGTCTGCCATTGATTTTTTTAATCGGGCGTTGCAACGTGACCCGGACAATCCGGAGGCTTATTACCTGATGGGTGTTTGCCAATCTCAGATCGGGGATAACTGGGCAGCGATCTCGGCATATAACAATGCTTTAGAGATAAAACCTGAGTATCCGGAAGCATATTATGAAAAGGGATATTCCTACTTCATGCTCAACCAATATGAAGAAGCCATAGCTTCATTTGATGAGGCCCTGAAACTCAGGCCTGATTATGCACTTGCATTGATCAACAGAGGGAGTATAAAATGCATTCAGGGAAAAGTTGACGAGGCTGCGGAAGATTGGGAGAAAGCCCGTGAGATGGGCTCCGATGTGCCTGTAGAATGTGAATAG
- a CDS encoding amidohydrolase family protein: MKKHLLVGVFLVIASMLNAQKKEEWKVADPLGDWNFKEVDLKTDKGTWMNLDVSPDGKDIVFDLMGDIYIMPVAGGEAKVLRPGLPFEIQPRFSPDGKRISFTSDAGGGDNIWIMDRDGSNAKQVTKESFRLLNNAVWSADGNYLIARKHFTSQRSLGAGEMWMYHITGGSGLQLTTRKNDQQDVNEPSVSPDGKYLYYSEDMYPGGYFKYNKDPNSQIYVIQRYDFADGSVKTITGGPGGAARPQVSRDGSKLAFIKRVREKSVLFIHDLKTGEEWPVYDQLNKDQQEAWAIFGIYPNFNWSPDNNSIYIWSAGKINKIDVNSLTVADVPFTVNAKLKIAETLKFRNEVAPDKFTARVIRNAVTSPDGKTLVFNALGHIYKKELPDGKPQRLTSSSDFEFEPSFSPDGNEVVYVSWNDEGMGAVQKLNLKSRKAQPVNVTSEKGIYRSPTFSPDGKEIVFVKESGNSMLGGTFNKNAGIYRISVNGGKARLVVDEGEYPRYSADGSRIFYQSGGYFFGNLTKELKSVDLNGEDKRTLLKSKYANRLVPSPDNKWVAFINLHKAYIAPMPHTGQAIDLDDKTTAFPVAAITRDAGINLHWSADSKKIHWTLGEEYFTNDIKERFTFLEGSPDSIPPVDTVGLKVGLVADTYKPEGVIVFKGARIITMEGDEVIENGTIVVKNNKIEAIGKTGEVTVPANAKVYDVAGKTIIPGLVDVHAHVGAFSYGVLPQKHWPFYANLAYGVTTAHDPSANTTTVFAMSELIKSGKMHGPRLFSTGIILYGADGDFKATINSIDDARSALRRTKAFGAFSVKSYNQPRRDQRQQVIQAARELNMLVVPEGGSTFYHNMTMIMDGHTGIEHNIPVAPVYEDVETLWGNSKTGYTPTLIVNYGGLNGEYFWYQKTNVWENERLLTFYPRGVIDSRSRHRTMAPDNEYENGHILVSRTAKALTDAGVKVNLGAHGQLQGLGAHWELWMLQQGGMTNMEALKAATINGANYLGMDDQIGSLKTGKLADLVILDKNPLEDIQNSNSVVYTMVNGRLYDAATMNEIGNKEEKRSKFYWENNKYNQAFDWHEAGESYMTVGCSCEESH; the protein is encoded by the coding sequence ATGAAAAAACACCTGTTAGTAGGGGTATTCCTTGTCATAGCGTCAATGTTGAATGCGCAGAAAAAAGAAGAGTGGAAAGTAGCAGATCCTCTGGGAGACTGGAATTTTAAAGAAGTTGACCTGAAAACGGATAAAGGTACCTGGATGAACCTGGATGTTAGTCCTGACGGTAAAGACATTGTTTTTGACCTTATGGGTGATATCTACATCATGCCGGTAGCCGGAGGTGAGGCTAAAGTGTTAAGGCCAGGACTACCCTTTGAAATACAACCCAGATTCAGCCCTGACGGAAAGAGAATTTCTTTTACCAGCGACGCCGGAGGGGGTGACAATATCTGGATCATGGATAGGGATGGTAGCAATGCCAAACAGGTGACCAAAGAGAGCTTCCGGTTATTGAATAATGCGGTTTGGTCTGCTGACGGAAACTATCTTATTGCCAGAAAACACTTTACATCTCAGCGATCTTTAGGTGCAGGAGAGATGTGGATGTACCACATTACCGGGGGAAGTGGCCTGCAGTTAACAACAAGAAAAAATGACCAGCAAGATGTGAATGAGCCTTCAGTATCCCCTGATGGGAAATACTTATACTATAGCGAGGACATGTATCCCGGAGGCTATTTTAAATACAATAAAGATCCAAACAGCCAGATCTATGTTATTCAGCGATATGATTTTGCAGACGGGTCTGTTAAAACCATCACCGGAGGGCCGGGTGGAGCAGCCAGGCCTCAGGTTTCAAGGGATGGTTCAAAACTTGCATTTATCAAACGGGTAAGGGAAAAAAGTGTGCTGTTCATTCATGACTTGAAAACCGGTGAAGAATGGCCTGTTTACGACCAGCTAAATAAAGATCAGCAGGAAGCCTGGGCCATATTTGGAATTTATCCCAACTTCAACTGGAGTCCCGACAATAATTCAATCTATATCTGGTCAGCAGGTAAGATCAACAAAATAGATGTGAATAGCCTGACTGTTGCCGATGTGCCTTTCACGGTTAATGCAAAACTGAAAATTGCGGAGACTTTGAAATTCAGAAATGAAGTGGCACCGGATAAATTCACAGCCAGGGTGATCCGCAATGCCGTGACCTCACCTGATGGTAAAACTTTAGTGTTCAACGCGTTAGGGCATATTTATAAAAAAGAACTACCAGATGGTAAACCACAAAGGCTTACTTCTTCTTCTGATTTTGAGTTTGAGCCCTCTTTTTCGCCTGATGGAAACGAAGTAGTGTATGTAAGCTGGAATGATGAAGGGATGGGAGCAGTACAAAAGCTCAACCTGAAAAGCAGAAAGGCCCAACCCGTGAACGTGACTTCTGAAAAAGGAATTTACAGAAGCCCCACTTTCTCCCCTGATGGCAAAGAGATTGTATTTGTGAAGGAGTCTGGAAATAGTATGCTGGGCGGTACCTTCAATAAAAATGCAGGTATCTACAGGATTTCGGTGAATGGTGGTAAGGCCAGGCTTGTAGTTGACGAAGGAGAATACCCGCGCTATAGCGCTGATGGATCACGTATATTTTATCAGTCGGGAGGATACTTTTTTGGAAACCTGACTAAAGAATTAAAGAGTGTTGACCTGAATGGTGAGGATAAAAGGACACTGTTGAAGTCAAAATATGCCAACAGGCTTGTACCCAGCCCTGATAATAAGTGGGTAGCCTTTATTAACCTGCATAAGGCTTACATAGCTCCTATGCCTCATACCGGGCAGGCTATCGACCTTGATGATAAAACAACAGCTTTCCCGGTGGCAGCCATCACCCGGGATGCGGGGATTAACCTGCACTGGTCAGCAGATAGCAAAAAAATACACTGGACATTGGGTGAAGAGTATTTTACCAATGACATTAAAGAGCGTTTTACCTTTCTTGAAGGTTCGCCGGATAGCATTCCTCCTGTAGATACGGTAGGGCTGAAAGTAGGTCTGGTTGCAGATACTTACAAGCCCGAAGGAGTCATTGTATTCAAAGGGGCCAGAATAATTACCATGGAAGGTGATGAAGTGATTGAAAACGGTACTATCGTAGTTAAAAACAATAAAATTGAAGCCATTGGCAAGACAGGTGAAGTAACCGTTCCCGCCAATGCAAAAGTATATGATGTGGCCGGGAAGACGATTATTCCAGGGTTGGTGGATGTCCATGCGCACGTAGGAGCCTTTAGTTATGGCGTTTTGCCTCAGAAGCACTGGCCTTTTTATGCTAACCTTGCCTACGGCGTAACCACTGCACACGATCCTTCGGCCAATACCACAACAGTTTTTGCCATGTCAGAGCTTATAAAATCAGGAAAAATGCATGGGCCAAGGTTGTTTTCTACAGGTATAATCCTTTATGGAGCTGATGGAGATTTTAAAGCCACAATCAATAGTATAGATGATGCCCGATCTGCTTTGCGAAGAACAAAAGCCTTTGGTGCATTTTCAGTGAAAAGCTATAATCAGCCGCGCAGGGATCAGCGACAGCAGGTAATTCAGGCCGCCAGGGAGCTTAACATGCTGGTGGTGCCGGAAGGTGGCTCTACCTTCTATCACAACATGACCATGATCATGGACGGGCACACCGGAATTGAGCACAATATACCCGTAGCCCCGGTTTATGAAGATGTTGAAACCCTCTGGGGCAATAGCAAAACAGGCTATACACCTACATTAATTGTAAATTACGGAGGGTTGAATGGTGAATACTTCTGGTATCAGAAAACCAATGTCTGGGAAAATGAAAGGTTGCTGACCTTCTATCCGAGAGGAGTTATCGATTCCAGGTCACGACACAGAACTATGGCTCCGGATAATGAATATGAAAATGGCCACATCCTTGTTTCCAGAACGGCTAAAGCCCTGACCGATGCTGGTGTAAAGGTTAACTTAGGAGCCCATGGACAGCTACAAGGCCTTGGCGCCCACTGGGAACTCTGGATGCTTCAACAGGGAGGTATGACCAACATGGAAGCCCTGAAGGCTGCCACGATCAACGGAGCCAACTACCTTGGTATGGATGATCAGATAGGGTCGCTCAAGACAGGCAAACTGGCTGACCTGGTAATACTGGATAAAAATCCGCTTGAGGATATTCAGAATAGCAATTCAGTAGTTTACACCATGGTCAATGGCAGGCTTTATGATGCTGCTACGATGAACGAGATCGGTAACAAGGAAGAAAAGAGAAGTAAATTTTACTGGGAAAATAATAAGTACAATCAGGCGTTTGACTGGCATGAGGCGGGAGAAAGCTACATGACAGTAGGCTGTAGCTGCGAGGAGAGCCACTAA
- a CDS encoding DmpA family aminopeptidase, protein MKKSLLTLILITSVLMIANSQNKRLRDYGIEIGVLKTGKNNAITDVAGVTVGHTTVVKGDNIRTGVTAIIPHEGNIYQMKAPAAMYIGNGFGKLAGYSQVEELGNIETPIILTNTLSVPAASEGLITYTLNRQGNEEVRSVNSIVGETNDGWLNDIRGRHITQEHVLNAIKNAKSGTVAEGNVGAGTGTICFGYKGGIGTSSRVVPKAKGGYTVGVLVQTNFGGVLEINGVPIGQELNHYPYMEEILNEADGSCMIVVMTDAPLSSRNLKRLAKRAMLGLAKTGGIASNGSGDYVIAVSTAKDNFVPNSEELMFYKSEVLSNEAMSPLFLATIEATEEAILNSLFAAQTITGRDNHTIKALPVEQVVEIMKKYNKVK, encoded by the coding sequence ATGAAAAAAAGTTTATTAACCCTGATATTGATTACCTCAGTACTCATGATTGCTAATTCCCAAAACAAAAGATTAAGAGACTACGGAATAGAGATCGGAGTTTTAAAAACCGGTAAAAATAATGCCATCACCGATGTTGCCGGAGTAACGGTTGGGCACACCACCGTAGTGAAGGGTGATAATATCAGGACTGGGGTGACCGCTATAATACCTCATGAGGGCAATATCTATCAAATGAAGGCGCCTGCCGCTATGTACATTGGCAATGGCTTTGGTAAGCTTGCCGGGTATAGCCAGGTAGAAGAACTTGGAAATATCGAAACCCCGATCATTTTAACCAATACCCTTAGCGTACCTGCGGCCTCGGAAGGCCTGATTACCTATACACTGAACCGGCAGGGAAATGAAGAGGTCAGGTCTGTAAATTCAATAGTAGGAGAGACTAATGATGGCTGGTTAAATGACATCAGGGGGAGGCATATCACCCAGGAACATGTGCTGAATGCCATCAAAAATGCAAAATCAGGTACAGTAGCAGAGGGAAATGTTGGCGCCGGTACTGGCACGATCTGCTTTGGGTATAAAGGTGGTATTGGTACTTCTTCCCGGGTTGTTCCTAAAGCTAAAGGAGGCTATACCGTTGGGGTGCTGGTGCAGACCAATTTTGGAGGTGTTTTGGAAATCAATGGCGTGCCCATAGGGCAGGAGCTGAACCATTATCCTTACATGGAAGAGATTCTTAACGAAGCTGATGGCTCATGTATGATCGTGGTCATGACCGATGCGCCGTTGTCTTCGAGAAACCTGAAAAGACTGGCCAAAAGAGCTATGCTGGGCCTTGCCAAAACCGGTGGGATTGCCTCCAATGGAAGCGGGGATTATGTGATTGCCGTATCTACAGCCAAAGATAATTTTGTACCAAATTCAGAAGAGTTGATGTTCTACAAAAGTGAAGTTTTATCTAATGAGGCCATGAGCCCCCTGTTTCTGGCAACTATTGAAGCTACCGAGGAGGCCATATTAAATTCACTATTTGCAGCGCAAACCATTACAGGCAGGGATAATCATACTATCAAAGCCTTGCCGGTAGAGCAGGTGGTGGAGATTATGAAGAAGTATAATAAGGTTAAATAA
- a CDS encoding alkane 1-monooxygenase, with protein sequence MNIGRKLGFFTAFILPAWVLLGYTLGGWGNFATLLHVFILLPLIDQSVGVDTQNVPEEKAKIISNEFYYRFVTYVWTWFQLAFIGWGIYAVTFGKISTPIEWIGFTLSFALVTGGIGITVAHELGHKKPSIERFYSKLLLMTVSYMHFYIEHNKGHHVHVATPEDPATARKNETFYAFWVRSVFGGYIHAWKIENERLRRKNKSPLSVQNNMIWFAVLPVLFCAAITFGLSMYTGYFTWQVPAFFFGQSFLAFSLLELVNYVEHYGIQRKEIAQGRYERVTPIHSWNASHLISNFFLFQLQRHSDHHANAIKRYQVLNHYDESPQLPASYPTMIIIALVPPLWFSMMNKRLEKWHSANNLQTA encoded by the coding sequence ATGAACATAGGTCGTAAATTAGGCTTTTTTACCGCTTTCATCTTGCCTGCATGGGTACTGCTGGGCTACACACTGGGCGGCTGGGGCAACTTTGCAACATTGCTCCATGTGTTTATCCTTTTACCTTTGATAGACCAATCCGTTGGGGTTGACACTCAAAATGTGCCGGAAGAGAAGGCAAAAATTATCTCCAATGAATTTTACTATCGCTTTGTAACCTATGTCTGGACGTGGTTCCAGTTGGCCTTTATCGGCTGGGGCATCTATGCAGTAACTTTTGGCAAAATAAGCACTCCCATAGAATGGATTGGTTTTACCTTAAGTTTCGCCCTTGTTACTGGTGGCATCGGTATTACAGTAGCTCATGAGCTGGGGCATAAAAAGCCGTCCATAGAGCGTTTTTATTCCAAGCTGTTGCTCATGACGGTCAGTTATATGCACTTTTACATTGAGCACAACAAAGGCCACCATGTACATGTAGCTACTCCTGAAGACCCGGCTACAGCCCGTAAAAATGAAACGTTCTATGCCTTTTGGGTACGCTCTGTTTTCGGAGGTTATATACATGCATGGAAAATTGAAAACGAGAGATTAAGAAGGAAAAACAAAAGCCCTCTAAGCGTTCAAAACAACATGATCTGGTTTGCAGTATTGCCTGTATTGTTCTGCGCGGCAATCACTTTCGGCCTGAGTATGTATACCGGTTATTTTACCTGGCAGGTACCTGCCTTTTTCTTCGGGCAGAGCTTTTTGGCTTTTAGTCTGCTTGAACTCGTCAATTATGTAGAGCATTACGGCATCCAACGCAAGGAAATAGCCCAGGGCCGCTACGAACGGGTCACTCCCATCCATTCCTGGAATGCCAGCCACCTGATTAGTAACTTCTTCCTTTTTCAGCTACAGCGTCACTCCGACCATCACGCCAATGCCATCAAAAGATACCAGGTATTGAACCACTACGATGAAAGCCCGCAGTTACCAGCAAGCTATCCTACCATGATCATTATAGCACTGGTTCCTCCACTTTGGTTCAGTATGATGAATAAGAGGTTGGAAAAGTGGCATTCAGCCAACAATTTGCAGACTGCTTAG
- the tgt gene encoding tRNA guanosine(34) transglycosylase Tgt — MNFKLESKDPGSKARTGTITTDHGEIKTPIFMPVGTAGSVKAVHQRELKEDIKAQIILGNTYHLYLRPGLDIIEEAGGLHKFNGWDRPILTDSGGYQVYSLADTRKIKEEGVTFQSHIDGSRHIFSPEAVMDIQRTIGADIIMAFDECTPYPCEYDYAEKSMHMTHRWLKRCCEHFDKTEGKYGYSQTLFPIVQGSVYKDLRTQSAEAIASFEREGNAIGGLSVGEPAEMMYEMTDHVCNILPLDKPRYLMGVGTPANILECIALGIDMFDCVMPTRNARNGMLFTSEGIINIKNKKWERDFSPIDPDLPGYVDNFYSKAYLRHLIMSKEILGAQIASIHNLSFYLWLVGEARVQIEAGTFSQWKNKMVSKVSQRL, encoded by the coding sequence ATGAATTTTAAGCTAGAGTCAAAAGATCCGGGAAGTAAAGCAAGAACAGGTACAATTACAACAGATCATGGAGAGATCAAGACTCCTATTTTTATGCCGGTGGGTACTGCCGGATCAGTAAAAGCAGTGCATCAGCGAGAGCTGAAAGAAGATATTAAAGCCCAGATAATATTGGGTAATACCTATCACTTATACCTCAGGCCAGGTTTGGACATCATAGAGGAAGCGGGTGGACTGCATAAATTTAACGGATGGGACAGGCCCATACTTACAGATAGTGGTGGGTACCAGGTCTATTCTTTAGCGGATACCCGTAAAATAAAGGAAGAAGGCGTAACCTTCCAGTCGCATATCGACGGATCAAGGCATATATTCTCCCCCGAAGCGGTAATGGATATTCAGCGTACTATAGGTGCAGATATTATCATGGCTTTTGATGAGTGTACACCATACCCATGTGAGTACGACTACGCTGAAAAGTCTATGCACATGACCCACCGCTGGCTAAAAAGATGCTGTGAACATTTTGATAAAACCGAAGGTAAATACGGTTATAGCCAAACGTTGTTCCCAATAGTACAAGGTAGTGTTTATAAAGATTTGCGCACGCAGTCAGCCGAGGCCATTGCATCGTTTGAGCGCGAAGGCAATGCCATAGGAGGCCTCTCAGTAGGTGAGCCTGCCGAGATGATGTACGAAATGACAGATCATGTCTGCAATATTTTGCCGTTGGATAAACCGCGCTACCTGATGGGAGTTGGTACACCTGCCAATATACTGGAGTGTATAGCTTTGGGAATAGACATGTTTGATTGCGTAATGCCGACCAGAAATGCCAGGAACGGTATGCTCTTTACCTCAGAAGGTATCATTAATATCAAAAACAAAAAGTGGGAAAGGGACTTTTCGCCTATAGATCCGGATTTGCCGGGATATGTCGATAATTTTTATTCAAAAGCTTATCTTAGACACCTGATCATGAGCAAGGAAATTTTAGGCGCGCAAATTGCTAGCATTCATAACTTAAGTTTTTATCTATGGCTGGTAGGTGAGGCAAGAGTGCAAATAGAAGCCGGCACTTTCAGTCAATGGAAAAATAAAATGGTCAGCAAGGTTTCTCAACGACTCTAA
- a CDS encoding LptF/LptG family permease: MKLIDKYILKKFLGAFIFTVLIIVSIILVIDITEKTDKFAEAGLETSQVLGYYMDFIPWIANFITPLTVFIATVFVTAKMAGHTEIVAILSSGVSFRRMLLPYFIGSVMIAVTSFVLTGWVIPNSNKSRVAFEVEYLKSKFYFDKTNYHIQVAPNTYLYIRSYNNQTEMGYDFTLEKVDGTKLLEKLSASRIKWDEEKSKWVLSNWRKHSITGDVEKIEEGKEIDTTLAIHPSEFDNDYRSQDAMTINELDEQIAKLRLRGASNVEVFEVEKYTRFTSPFAVLILTFMGVIVSSRKTRGGAGFQIALGFFLSFLYILFFIMTKTIAEAGSMDPAISVWIPNILFGGISLLMYKYVPR; the protein is encoded by the coding sequence ATGAAATTAATAGACAAGTACATACTTAAAAAGTTTCTCGGGGCTTTCATTTTTACCGTACTTATCATCGTATCGATCATACTTGTAATTGATATCACTGAGAAGACGGACAAATTTGCCGAAGCAGGGCTGGAAACATCGCAGGTGTTAGGTTATTACATGGACTTTATTCCCTGGATAGCCAATTTTATCACCCCTTTGACCGTTTTTATTGCTACAGTATTTGTCACGGCCAAGATGGCCGGCCACACGGAAATCGTGGCTATTTTGAGTAGTGGAGTTTCATTTAGGCGTATGCTGCTGCCTTACTTTATTGGTTCGGTCATGATAGCCGTCACAAGCTTTGTACTTACCGGATGGGTAATTCCAAACTCCAATAAATCCAGAGTTGCTTTTGAAGTTGAGTACCTTAAAAGCAAATTTTACTTTGACAAAACGAACTACCATATTCAGGTAGCACCCAATACTTACCTGTACATCAGAAGTTATAATAACCAAACGGAGATGGGGTATGATTTTACGCTGGAAAAGGTCGATGGCACCAAATTGCTGGAAAAACTGTCCGCTTCCCGTATAAAGTGGGACGAAGAAAAATCCAAATGGGTGCTGAGCAACTGGCGTAAGCACAGCATTACAGGCGATGTTGAGAAGATTGAAGAAGGCAAAGAAATAGATACCACACTGGCCATTCACCCCAGTGAGTTTGACAATGACTACCGCAGCCAGGATGCCATGACCATTAATGAGCTGGATGAGCAGATTGCCAAGCTCAGGTTACGTGGCGCCAGTAATGTGGAGGTGTTTGAAGTTGAGAAGTATACCCGCTTCACTTCACCATTTGCGGTACTGATACTTACCTTCATGGGAGTAATTGTATCTTCCAGAAAGACAAGGGGAGGGGCAGGTTTCCAGATAGCCTTAGGGTTCTTCCTGTCATTCCTTTACATTTTATTCTTTATCATGACCAAGACCATAGCGGAAGCCGGAAGTATGGATCCGGCGATTTCGGTATGGATTCCCAATATTCTCTTCGGAGGAATTTCACTTTTGATGTATAAATACGTACCGAGGTAA
- a CDS encoding DMT family transporter, whose amino-acid sequence MTATTKDYVTLHFIVWIWGFTAILGLLISIPSVEIVWYRTMLAFMALGVMLHFRRHNFQLGYKEVLKILGTGFIIAAHWILFFAAARVSTASVCLAGMATCSLWTSFIEPWVNKRKIKIFEVVLGLVVIAGLYVIFRFQFNHALGLLMAVVSAMLSALFSVINGQLTKKHGPYMITFYEMLGAFLGTSLFFPIYMTFFAADGQLNLMPTAMDWFYLSILALVCTVYAFSVSVELMKRISAFVVNLTVNLEPVYGIILAVLIFGDKEKMDPGFYWGTLIILASVLIYPVINKRYKRKALEVDNLR is encoded by the coding sequence ATGACTGCTACCACCAAGGATTATGTCACACTACACTTCATTGTGTGGATATGGGGGTTTACCGCTATCCTGGGGTTGTTAATTTCAATCCCGTCAGTTGAGATAGTCTGGTACCGCACCATGCTGGCCTTTATGGCCCTGGGCGTTATGCTGCATTTCAGAAGGCACAATTTCCAGTTGGGCTATAAAGAGGTACTGAAAATACTCGGTACCGGATTTATTATTGCCGCACACTGGATACTGTTCTTCGCTGCCGCAAGGGTTTCTACTGCTTCTGTTTGTCTGGCCGGTATGGCTACCTGTTCACTGTGGACCAGCTTTATCGAGCCCTGGGTGAACAAACGGAAGATTAAAATATTTGAGGTGGTACTTGGTCTTGTGGTGATCGCAGGCCTTTATGTTATATTTAGATTCCAGTTCAACCACGCCTTAGGACTATTGATGGCTGTGGTATCCGCCATGCTGTCGGCCCTGTTTTCGGTGATCAACGGTCAGCTTACAAAGAAACACGGCCCATATATGATCACCTTCTATGAAATGCTCGGCGCATTTCTGGGTACTTCACTGTTCTTCCCCATTTACATGACATTCTTTGCTGCCGATGGTCAGTTAAATCTGATGCCTACCGCTATGGATTGGTTTTACCTTTCTATACTTGCCCTGGTTTGTACAGTCTACGCTTTCTCGGTATCCGTAGAACTGATGAAAAGAATATCAGCTTTTGTGGTCAACCTTACGGTAAACCTGGAGCCCGTTTATGGTATTATTCTGGCCGTTCTCATTTTTGGAGACAAGGAAAAAATGGACCCCGGCTTCTATTGGGGAACATTAATAATTCTTGCCTCTGTACTGATCTACCCCGTTATTAACAAGCGATACAAGCGAAAGGCTCTCGAAGTCGATAACCTAAGGTAA
- a CDS encoding iron chaperone → MTEVNKYISGFSSDVQEVLKKIRTVIKDAAPEAEESMAYGMPAYKTHGKPLVYFAGYKNHIGFYATPSGHEEFATDLSKYKQGKGSVQFPLDQPIPFDLIKRIVEFRVKENSDKAAAKRSSIKKAGK, encoded by the coding sequence ATGACCGAAGTAAACAAATACATATCAGGTTTTTCGTCAGATGTGCAGGAAGTCCTTAAAAAGATAAGGACCGTTATTAAGGACGCTGCACCGGAAGCAGAGGAAAGCATGGCTTATGGCATGCCGGCATACAAGACCCATGGCAAGCCACTGGTTTATTTTGCCGGTTACAAAAACCATATCGGGTTTTACGCTACGCCGTCAGGACATGAAGAGTTTGCGACTGACCTGTCGAAATACAAGCAAGGGAAAGGCTCCGTCCAGTTTCCACTTGACCAGCCGATTCCCTTTGACCTGATAAAGAGAATAGTTGAGTTTAGAGTAAAGGAGAACAGTGATAAGGCAGCGGCCAAAAGGAGTAGCATCAAGAAGGCTGGCAAGTAG